One Salvia splendens isolate huo1 chromosome 22, SspV2, whole genome shotgun sequence DNA segment encodes these proteins:
- the LOC121786001 gene encoding non-specific lipid transfer protein GPI-anchored 6-like: MYLSQNRSKMDSKDLFFGYLSIFIILFNFAVCDVASDRQKCENQLIGLATCLPYVGGEAKAPASDCCTGFKQVLRDSRECICLLIKDRDDPSLGLKINATRALSLPDKCKTPINESITDCPTILHLPPNSPDAKVFDDFAKSAGKSNTTTTPASSSGGSSASATAGPNSNRGEKKIWFAGLLMAMATVHIFMNH; this comes from the exons ATGTATCTCTCTCAAAACCGTAGCAAAATGGATTCCAAAGATTTGTTTTTTGGATATCTCTCTATTTTCATAATTCTATTCAATTTTGCAGTGTGTGACGTAGCAAGCGATAGACAAAAATGTGAAAACCAACTAATAGGGCTAGCAACATGCCTGCCCTACGTGGGCGGGGAGGCCAAAGCCCCCGCCAGCGATTGTTGCACCGGTTTCAAGCAAGTCTTGAGAGATAGTCGCGAGTGCATCTGCTTGTTGATCAAGGATCGGGACGATCCGAGTCTTGGGCTCAAGATCAATGCCACTCGTGCCCTCTCCCTTCCCGACAAATGCAAGACCCCTATCAACGAGTCCATCACGGACTGCCCAA CTATTCTTCATCTACCACCAAACTCACCGGATGCTAAGGTGTTTGATGATTTTGCAAAGAGTGCCGGCAAGAGCAACACCACCACTACTCCTG CGAGCTCGTCGGGTGGGTCGTCTGCGTCGGCAACCGCTGGTCCTAATAGCAATAGAGGAGAGAAGAAGATATGGTTTGCTGGACTACTCATGGCTATGGCTACAGTTCATATTTTCATGAATCACTAA
- the LOC121787414 gene encoding DEAD-box ATP-dependent RNA helicase 37-like, translating to MPATWSESVEKAPTGGGVGVTSHASRSTYVPPHLRNRPPSASTDPAPSAAVSYAGTLAGNESQGQGGAAVGGFQSYGPRNDRGGGCGLSRGGGGGGGGGSAWNNRNGGWDRGREREANPFQDDGVPEPDFAVQENSGINFDAYEDIPVETSGKDVPPPVNTFAEIDLGDALNMNIKRCKYVKPTPVQRHAIPISLTGRDLMACAQTGSGKTAAFCFPIISGIMKSGHSAQRQPRMPRMAFPLALILSPTRELSMQIHEEAKKFSYQTGVKAVVAYGGAPINQQLRELERGVDILVATPGRLVDLLERARVSLQNIRYLALDEADRMLDMGFEPQIRRIVQQMDMPPPGVRQTLLFSATFPKEIQRLAADFLSNYIFLAVGRVGSSTELILQRIEYVLETDKRSHLMDLLHAQRANGVQAKQALTLVFVETKKGADSLEHWLCINGFPATSIHGDRTQQEREYALRSFKSGKTPILVATDVAARGLDIPHVAHVVNFDLPNDIDDYVHRIGRTGRAGKTGLATAFFNDGNTSLAKPLADLMQEANQEVPAWLARFAARSSFGGGRNRRGQGGGGRFGGRDFRKDSSYNRGGMDMYGGGSNMNNGYNHSGGYGGGFGSAVTSAWD from the exons ATGCCTGCTACATGGTCTGAATCTGTTGAGAAGGCTCCCACCGGTGGTGGTGTAGGGGTTACTTCTCATGCTTCTAGAAGTACTTATGTTCCTCCGCATCTTAGAAATAGGCCTCCTTCAGCCTCAACAGATCCTGCTCCCTCAGCTGCAGTTTCCTATGCTGGGACTTTGGCGGGAAATGAATCCCAGGGACAAGGTGGTGCAGCTGTAGGTGGATTTCAGTCGTATGGCCCTAGAAATGATAGAGGTGGAGGTTGTGGTCTCAGTCGcggtggtgggggtggaggtggaggtggtaGTGCTTGGAACAATagaaatggtggttgggatcGTGGGAGGGAAAGAGAGGCTAATCCTTTTCAAGATGATGGAGTTCCAGAACCAGATTTTGCAGTACAGGAAAATTCAGGGATCAATTTTGATGCTTATGAAGATATTCCGGTGGAGACTAGTGGGAAAGATGTCCCACCTCCTGTGAATACATTTGCCGAGATTGATTTGGGCGATGCTTTAAATATGAATATCAAGAGGTGCAAGTATGTGAAACCTACACCTGTGCAGCGGCACGCCATACCAATATCACTCACTGGACGGGATTTGATGGCTTGCGCTCAAACTGGTTCAGGAAAGACTGCAGCATTCTGTTTCCCAATAATTAGTGGAATCATGAAAAGTGGCCATTCTGCTCAAAGACAGCCACGTATGCCGCGTATGGCATTTCCGCTTGCTCTCATTCTTTCTCCAACAAGGGAGCTTTCCATGCAG ATTCATGAAGAAGCTAagaaattttcatatcaaactGGCGTCAAGGCTGTTGTTGCTTATGGTGGTGCACCTATCAATCAACAG CTTCGAGAACTTGAAAGAGGTGTGGACATACTTGTTGCAACACCTGGACGTTTAGTTGATTTGTTGGAAAGGGCTAGAGTCTCGTTACAAAACATTAGGTACTTAGCCCTTGACGAAGCAGATAGAATGTTGGACATGGGCTTCGAACCTCAAATAAGGAGAATTGTGCAACAAATGGACATGCCTCCACCTGGTGTAAGACAGACATTGCTATTTAGCGCCACATTTCCTAAGGAGATCCAG AGACTAGCTGCAGATTTTCTTTCAAATTACATATTTCTGGCTGTTGGAAGAGTTGGTTCTAGCACTGAATTGATCCTCCAAAGAATTGAATATGTGCTTGAGACTGACAAAAGAAGTCACCTGATGGACCTTCTCCATGCACAAAGAGCAAATGGCGTTCAGGCCAAG CAAGCACTGACATTGGTTTTTGTTGAGACAAAGAAGGGAGCTGATTCGCTTGAACACTGGCTTTGCATTAATGGCTTTCCTGCCACTTCCATTCATGGTGACCGAACACAACAG GAGCGAGAATATGCTTTAAGATCATTCAAAAGTGGCAAAACTCCAATTCTGGTTGCAACTGATGTGGCAGCACGTGGCCTTGACATCCCTCATGTTGCACATGTCGTCAACTTCGATCTTCCTAATGACATTGACGACTATGTCCACCGTATTGGACGCACCGGGCGTGCTGGTAAAACAGGACTGGCCACTGCTTTTTTCAACGATGGCAATACCTCATTGGCGAAACCATTGGCTGATTTGATGCAAGAAGCAAATCAAGAGGTTCCTGCTTGGCTGGCACGCTTTGCTGCTCGGTCTAGCTTTGGAGGTGGTAGGAACCGCCGAGGGCAAGGTGGCGGAGGAAGATTTGGCGGGCGTGATTTCCGCAAAGATTCCTCCTACAATAGAGGTGGGATGGACATGTATGGTGGCGGAAGCAACATGAACAATGGTTACAACCATTCTGGCGGATATGGTGGAGGCTTTGGCTCTGCTGTGACTAGCGCCTGGGACTAA
- the LOC121786979 gene encoding early nodulin-75-like encodes MSYDYHRRQYDPPQAAQQLHPYQPVRPRCATCWDPPGSCDSPGIPPYDQPPPRYRREPYGPPQPHRMGSVQTRRPTCWDPPRQRTDNCYPPPYRDPDMVPDSYVEPRNSYTRNRLWQPQYQPRPATKAEDPINAKLDRLLEAGGKIETWFDATNRRFSKFRTLPQPEPDLDQPNVSGPIRKIAYPPSRNNEASFGPSCLVPNESTAPPCHRTKSDQTPARQPSCWEPPLMATPAVDQIHQPYQPPLPLPRSNHPPQPSPAQPLELPPYSTPGPFQPLQPLPETASMMPRLSIAEYPR; translated from the coding sequence atgtcatacgactatcACCGTCGTCAATACGACCCTCCTCAGGCCGCGCAGCAGTTACATCCTTACCAGCCGGTTCGACCACGATGTGCAACCTGCTGGGACCCTCCGGGCAGCTGCGATTCACCGGGTATTCCCCCCTATGATCAGCCGCCACCCAGGTACAGACGTGAACCATACGGTCCGCCGCAACCTCACCGAATGGGGTCTGTCCAGACGCGCCGCcccacttgttgggatccacCCCGACAACGAACCGATAACTGTTATCCACCACCGTATCGTGATCCAGATATGGTCCCGGATTCATACGTCGAGCCGCGAAACTCCTACACCCGAAATCGCCTGTGGCAGCCTCAATATCAACCTCGTCCAGCCACCAAAGCGGAGGACCCGATTAACGCAAAGTTAGACCGCTTATTGGAAGCAGGTGGCAAGATAGAAACTTGGTTCGATGCCACAAATCGTCGGTTTAGCAAATTCCGAACGTTACCgcagcccgagcccgatcttgATCAGCCCAATGTTTCTGGACCAATCCGAAAGATAGCATATCCTCCATCAAGAAATAATGAGGCTTCTTTTGGGCCTTCGTGTTTAGTCCCCAATGAATCAACGGCTCCACCATGCCACCGCACCAAATCCGATCAAACCCCAGCTCGTCAGCCTTCGTGTTGGGAACCCCCTCTAATGGCCACCCCTGCTGTAGACCAGATCCACCAACCCTACCAGCCGCCACTGCCGCTGCCGCGATCAAATCACCCGCCGCAGCCGAGTCCAGCACAGCCCTTGGAGCTGCCGCCCTACTCCACTCCAGGTCCTTTCCAGCCCTTGCAACCGCTACCGGAGACAGCTTCTATGATGCCAAGGTTATCGATCGCCGAGTATCCTCGTTGA
- the LOC121786239 gene encoding vesicle transport protein GOT1-like encodes MMSFEMNDRKKIGLGLTGFGVFFSFLGIIFFFDKGLIAMGNILFFAGVVLTIGLKSSAQFFMKRSNFKGTISFGVGFFLVIIGWPIIGMIVEAYGFVVLFSGFWPTLAVFLQKMPIIGWLFQQPFVRSFFDRYRGKRVPV; translated from the exons ATGATGTCCTTCGAGATGAACGATCGTAAAA AAATTGGACTCGGTTTGACGGGTTTTGGAGTGTTCTTTTCATTTCTTGGGATCATTTTCTTCTTTGATAAGGGTCTGATTGCAATGGGAAAT ATCCTTTTCTTCGCAGGCGTGGTATTAACCATTGGGCTCAAGTCTTCAGCCCAATTCTTTATGAAACGTTCTAATTTCAAG GGAACAATTTCTTTTGGTGTTGGCTTCTTCTTGGTTATAATTGGATGGCCTATCATAGGCATGATAGTCGAGGCTTATGGATTTGTTGTGCTCTTCAG TGGCTTCTGGCCGACTCTAGCTGTATTTCTGCAGAAGATGCCTATTATTGGATGGCTATTCCAACAACCTTTTGTGAGATCG TTTTTTGACCGTTACCGTGGAAAGAGAGTACCCGTCTGA